Proteins encoded by one window of Streptomyces sp. NBC_01571:
- a CDS encoding alpha/beta hydrolase: MTASQRRPISRRARYCVLVALLATTSATLSACGGDRASDRSTTVTAAVGDQVKAKYVACGTPPVKLEKTDQDFLDGLAAAGGPPLYEMSYNAAREVLNKLQAGPVDMLPAQISERTVPGGPTGPVSVHVVRPDGVKGDLPGIVYIHGGGWVLGNFATHERLVRQLADGARAAVVFVDYTPSPEARFPVPVEQAYAVAQWVAGHGREIGVDGSRLAVAGDSVGGDMTAAVTLMAKQRGGPHFRQQVMLYPVTDADFDTASYHRFAENCWLTRPAMKWFWDAYAPRAADRDNPLASPLRATVDQLRGLPPALMITDSDVLLDAANAYAAKLRSAGVPVTSSHHAGVTHDFMMLNALADTAAAKEAVAQATAALRDALYASADTGAGK, encoded by the coding sequence ATGACAGCCTCGCAACGACGGCCGATATCCCGCAGGGCCCGCTACTGCGTCCTGGTCGCGCTCCTGGCCACCACCAGCGCGACGCTGAGCGCCTGTGGCGGCGACCGCGCCTCCGACAGGAGCACGACGGTGACAGCCGCCGTGGGCGACCAGGTGAAGGCGAAGTACGTCGCCTGTGGCACGCCGCCGGTGAAGCTCGAGAAGACCGACCAGGACTTCCTCGACGGTCTCGCGGCAGCCGGTGGCCCGCCGCTGTACGAGATGTCGTACAACGCCGCCCGAGAGGTGCTGAACAAGCTGCAGGCGGGGCCGGTGGACATGCTGCCCGCGCAGATCAGCGAGCGGACCGTGCCCGGCGGTCCGACCGGCCCGGTGTCCGTTCACGTCGTCCGCCCCGACGGCGTCAAGGGCGACCTGCCCGGCATCGTCTACATCCATGGTGGCGGATGGGTCCTGGGCAACTTCGCGACCCACGAACGCCTGGTCCGGCAGCTGGCCGACGGTGCCCGCGCGGCTGTCGTCTTCGTCGACTACACCCCCTCCCCCGAGGCCCGGTTCCCGGTACCGGTCGAGCAGGCCTACGCCGTCGCCCAGTGGGTGGCCGGCCACGGCCGGGAGATCGGCGTCGACGGCAGCCGTCTGGCGGTGGCCGGCGACTCGGTGGGCGGCGACATGACCGCGGCCGTCACCCTGATGGCCAAGCAGCGCGGCGGCCCGCACTTCCGGCAGCAGGTCATGCTCTACCCCGTCACGGACGCCGATTTCGACACGGCCTCCTACCACCGCTTCGCCGAGAACTGCTGGCTCACCCGGCCGGCCATGAAGTGGTTCTGGGACGCCTACGCGCCTCGCGCGGCCGATCGGGACAACCCCCTGGCCTCGCCGCTGCGGGCCACCGTCGACCAGCTGCGCGGACTGCCGCCCGCGCTGATGATCACCGATTCCGATGTGCTGCTCGACGCGGCCAACGCCTACGCCGCCAAGCTGCGCTCGGCCGGTGTGCCGGTCACCTCGTCCCACCACGCCGGTGTCACCCACGACTTCATGATGCTCAACGCGCTGGCGGACACCGCGGCCGCCAAGGAGGCCGTCGCCCAGGCCACCGCGGCACTGCGCGACGCGCTGTACGCGTCGGCCGACACCGGCGCCGGCAAGTAG
- a CDS encoding FadR/GntR family transcriptional regulator, producing MEALPRETIVDVLEGRLRTDILDGLHPAGSYLPPERQLADGYGVTRTTLKHAFGRLVQAGLLETRHGVGTRVRDYARLGGADLLPMLVRHDAKWVREIFEVRRSIGALIAERSATRATRAQRAELRTLLEAVRAGDDADAVQLADLEVHRALARATGNRVYVLLTNTLFNAYLPVRSLLRAPFTDPAAAHGRLSPVVEAVLAADAPGAHAAADAYLGATERIMLDDLA from the coding sequence GTGGAGGCGCTGCCCCGCGAGACCATCGTGGACGTCCTGGAGGGGCGACTGCGCACGGACATACTCGACGGCCTTCACCCGGCCGGGAGTTACCTGCCACCGGAGCGTCAACTCGCCGACGGTTACGGAGTCACCCGCACCACGCTCAAGCACGCCTTCGGCCGGCTCGTCCAGGCCGGTCTGCTCGAAACCCGGCACGGCGTCGGGACCCGGGTGCGCGACTACGCCCGGCTGGGCGGAGCGGATCTGCTGCCCATGCTGGTCCGGCACGACGCGAAATGGGTCCGCGAGATCTTCGAAGTACGGCGCAGCATCGGCGCGTTGATCGCCGAACGGTCCGCCACGCGCGCCACTCGCGCCCAGCGGGCGGAGCTTCGCACGCTGCTGGAAGCCGTACGGGCGGGCGACGACGCCGACGCGGTCCAGCTCGCCGACCTCGAAGTGCACCGAGCCCTCGCCAGGGCGACCGGAAATCGCGTCTACGTCCTGCTGACGAACACGCTGTTCAACGCCTACCTGCCCGTCCGTTCCCTGCTCCGGGCTCCCTTCACCGACCCCGCGGCGGCCCACGGACGACTGTCCCCCGTCGTGGAGGCGGTGCTGGCGGCCGACGCCCCGGGGGCCCACGCGGCAGCCGACGCCTACCTCGGGGCCACCGAGCGCATCATGCTGGACGACCTCGCATGA
- a CDS encoding GMC family oxidoreductase, which translates to MTAEGLVAALLADDGEQAWPARVPRRLGTVLAALPRPARAGVRTAAAAVEAYALARTGRRLAALGPDERERVLRSLAAHPRLVPLLDVLKVPVMLAAGTERMPSVPAPLSPPQDPPLDCTPAHAWPARSTADVVVIGSGAGGAVAARTFARAGMSVVVLEEGEHHSTASFGRRAPLDRFTDLYRDGGATMALGNPPLLLPVGRAVGGTTVVNSGTCYRTPDHVLARWSRVYGFGLAEGLGARLDEVERTLRVATQPLDVLGNNGLLALSGAERLGWRAGPLRRNAPGCKGSCQCVVGCPTGAKQSVQLSVLPAACAAGARIVTGARVRRILLDPDGPGAPRAAGVRARRPDGSELEILSPLVVTAAGTLGTPPLLRRSGLGGHLRLGRNLSVHPATSVAGRFAEPVTAWRGVLQSAGIEELHDRGILIEATASPPGMGSFVLPGLGRELRRELEDAERLATLGAMIADRPSGRVQGRDRTLVRYDLDPRDGARLMTAVHAMGRLLLAAGAEEVLTGVPSAPRARSLAELDELLTGVTARNLHLSAFHPTGTVAAGGDPQRAPVDPEGRLRGAHGILVVDGSVLPGCPEVNPQLSIMAVALAISETWLEATG; encoded by the coding sequence ATGACCGCCGAGGGACTCGTCGCCGCGCTGCTCGCCGACGACGGCGAGCAGGCCTGGCCCGCCCGCGTGCCGCGCCGCCTCGGCACGGTGCTCGCGGCGCTGCCCCGCCCGGCCAGGGCCGGGGTGCGCACCGCCGCCGCGGCCGTGGAGGCGTACGCCCTGGCGCGCACCGGCAGGCGGCTGGCCGCACTCGGTCCCGACGAACGCGAGCGTGTGCTGCGCTCGCTCGCCGCACACCCGCGTCTCGTCCCCCTGCTCGACGTCCTCAAGGTGCCGGTGATGCTGGCGGCGGGCACCGAACGCATGCCGTCCGTGCCGGCTCCCCTGTCACCTCCGCAGGACCCGCCCCTCGACTGCACCCCGGCGCACGCGTGGCCGGCGCGTTCCACCGCCGACGTGGTGGTCATCGGGTCCGGGGCGGGCGGCGCCGTGGCCGCGAGGACGTTCGCGCGCGCCGGAATGAGCGTCGTCGTCCTGGAAGAGGGCGAGCACCACTCGACGGCTTCGTTCGGACGCCGGGCGCCGCTCGACCGTTTCACCGACCTGTACCGGGACGGCGGTGCCACCATGGCGCTGGGCAACCCACCACTCCTGCTGCCGGTCGGCCGCGCGGTCGGCGGCACCACCGTGGTCAACTCCGGTACCTGCTACCGGACTCCGGATCACGTGCTGGCCCGGTGGAGCCGGGTCTACGGATTCGGTCTCGCGGAGGGCCTCGGAGCCCGTCTCGACGAGGTCGAGCGCACCCTCCGCGTCGCCACCCAGCCCCTCGACGTACTGGGGAACAACGGCCTGTTGGCGCTCTCCGGCGCCGAACGCCTCGGCTGGCGGGCCGGTCCGCTGCGGCGCAACGCCCCCGGCTGCAAGGGCTCGTGCCAATGCGTGGTCGGTTGTCCCACCGGTGCCAAGCAGAGCGTGCAGCTCTCCGTCCTGCCCGCCGCGTGCGCCGCGGGGGCCCGGATCGTCACGGGCGCACGGGTCCGGCGCATCCTCCTCGACCCCGACGGACCGGGAGCCCCGCGCGCGGCCGGCGTGCGGGCGCGGCGGCCGGACGGCAGCGAACTGGAGATCCTCAGCCCGCTCGTCGTGACGGCGGCCGGCACATTGGGGACCCCGCCTCTGCTGCGCCGCTCCGGACTCGGCGGCCACCTGCGGCTCGGCCGCAACCTCAGCGTGCACCCGGCCACCAGCGTCGCGGGACGCTTCGCCGAGCCGGTCACCGCCTGGCGGGGCGTCCTGCAGAGTGCCGGAATCGAGGAACTGCACGACCGCGGCATCCTCATCGAGGCGACCGCGAGCCCGCCCGGCATGGGAAGTTTCGTCCTCCCCGGTCTCGGGCGCGAGCTGCGGCGCGAACTGGAGGACGCGGAACGCCTCGCGACACTCGGTGCCATGATCGCGGACCGTCCGTCCGGACGGGTCCAGGGCCGGGACCGTACCCTCGTCCGCTACGACCTGGACCCCCGTGACGGGGCACGGCTGATGACGGCCGTACACGCCATGGGCCGCCTGCTCCTCGCGGCCGGCGCCGAGGAGGTCCTCACCGGCGTCCCCTCCGCCCCGCGCGCCCGCTCACTGGCCGAACTCGACGAACTGCTCACCGGGGTGACCGCGCGGAACCTGCACCTCTCGGCGTTCCATCCGACCGGCACGGTCGCCGCGGGCGGCGATCCGCAGCGCGCTCCCGTCGACCCCGAGGGCCGGCTGCGCGGCGCCCACGGGATCCTCGTCGTGGACGGTTCCGTCCTGCCCGGCTGTCCTGAGGTCAATCCGCAACTGAGCATCATGGCGGTGGCGCTGGCGATCTCGGAGACCTGGCTGGAGGCAACGGGCTGA
- a CDS encoding GH92 family glycosyl hydrolase, with the protein MRWTQRLRGAGMAVATAMLLGSSLAVPAARAAVPPSSPLTDLVNPFIGTENEGNTYPGAAVPFGMVQFSPDTGHNTGYDYSQNHIRGFSLVHLSGVGCGLGGDLPVLPTTGEVTETDYAKYEAEFSHDSEQAAPGSYRVGLKTGIEAELTATARTGVQRYTFPATDKANVLLNAGQSLHRTISTKVEILDHRTVRTAITGSGFCQDTKPYTVYTVTRFDRPFTTSGTWNGDTVTEGSKESVSTGRGGAFVRFDTTKDRTVEATTALSYVDARGAALNLRSEGGRSFDSVRRAANRAWEDRLGAVRAQGGGDTLRRTFYSSLYRSFLAPNIGSDADGRYTGWDQRIHRAQGFTYYQNWSLWDTYRTQSQLLALLAPREARDMAISVIKIDEDSGWLPKWGYGTVETNIMTGDPVTPFLTNAYQQGLLKGPGGYAERAYRALKKNADGVPPADSPAVGREANKEYIANGFAPYVKDRPHAKPGDSDYDHGASATLEYALSDAMLGAMARDLGHDADAARYAARSRNYRKIFDGSTGFFRARDASGAFTGPADPALSEGFHEGTAWQYQWLVPQDLPGMVDLIGGTQAANDRLDSFFAYDQLLKDPAKTAREVWVNGPYDYYNADKYNPQNEPDLIAPYTYLSTGQPWKTTDVVHAALTLFTDAPTGMTGNDDLGTMSAWNVLSSIGIFPVQPGYDTWGLSTPVFERVDLRLDRRYYPRGALTVTAPGSSDQHRYIQSARVDGSAYGRTYLTTESLRHVRSLSFTVGAEPSAWGTSADAAPPALQPAG; encoded by the coding sequence ATGAGATGGACTCAACGGCTGCGCGGTGCGGGGATGGCGGTGGCGACCGCCATGCTCCTCGGCAGCTCCCTGGCGGTTCCGGCGGCCCGGGCGGCCGTCCCGCCGAGCTCCCCGCTCACCGATCTGGTCAATCCGTTCATCGGAACGGAGAACGAGGGCAATACCTATCCCGGCGCCGCCGTGCCCTTCGGCATGGTGCAGTTCTCGCCGGACACCGGGCACAACACCGGCTACGACTACTCCCAGAACCACATCCGGGGCTTCTCCCTCGTCCACCTCTCGGGCGTCGGCTGCGGCCTGGGCGGCGATCTTCCCGTGCTGCCGACCACGGGTGAGGTCACGGAGACGGACTACGCCAAGTACGAGGCCGAGTTCAGTCATGACAGCGAGCAGGCCGCCCCCGGCTCCTACCGGGTCGGTCTGAAGACCGGCATCGAGGCCGAACTCACCGCGACCGCCCGGACCGGTGTGCAGCGCTACACCTTCCCGGCCACGGACAAGGCCAACGTCCTGCTCAACGCGGGACAGTCACTGCACAGGACGATCTCCACCAAGGTCGAGATCCTCGACCACCGCACGGTGCGCACCGCCATCACCGGCAGCGGCTTCTGCCAGGACACCAAGCCGTACACCGTCTACACGGTCACCCGCTTCGACCGTCCGTTCACCACCTCGGGCACCTGGAACGGCGACACCGTCACCGAGGGTTCCAAGGAGTCCGTGAGCACGGGACGAGGCGGCGCCTTCGTCCGCTTCGACACGACCAAGGACCGGACGGTCGAGGCGACCACCGCGCTGTCGTACGTGGACGCCCGCGGCGCCGCCCTCAACCTCCGTTCCGAGGGGGGCCGTTCGTTCGACTCCGTCCGGCGTGCGGCGAACCGCGCGTGGGAGGACCGGCTCGGCGCCGTACGTGCCCAGGGAGGCGGTGACACCCTGCGCCGCACGTTCTACTCGTCGCTCTACCGGTCCTTCCTCGCACCCAACATCGGCAGTGACGCCGACGGCCGCTACACCGGCTGGGACCAGCGGATCCACCGCGCACAGGGCTTCACCTACTACCAGAACTGGTCGCTGTGGGACACCTATCGCACCCAGTCGCAACTCCTCGCCCTGCTCGCGCCGCGTGAGGCCCGGGACATGGCGATCTCCGTCATCAAGATCGACGAGGACAGCGGCTGGCTGCCCAAGTGGGGCTACGGCACGGTGGAGACGAACATCATGACCGGCGACCCGGTCACCCCCTTCCTGACCAACGCCTACCAGCAGGGCCTGCTCAAGGGGCCCGGCGGATACGCCGAGCGGGCCTACCGCGCCCTGAAGAAGAACGCCGACGGGGTGCCGCCCGCCGACTCTCCCGCGGTGGGTCGCGAGGCCAACAAGGAGTACATCGCGAACGGCTTCGCGCCCTACGTCAAGGACCGCCCGCACGCGAAGCCCGGCGACTCGGACTACGACCACGGAGCCTCCGCGACCCTGGAGTACGCGCTGTCCGACGCCATGCTCGGCGCGATGGCACGGGATCTGGGTCATGACGCGGACGCGGCGCGCTATGCCGCACGGTCCCGGAACTACCGGAAGATCTTCGACGGTTCGACCGGCTTCTTCCGCGCGCGGGACGCCTCGGGCGCCTTCACCGGACCGGCGGACCCGGCCCTGAGCGAGGGCTTCCACGAGGGTACGGCCTGGCAGTACCAGTGGCTCGTGCCGCAGGACCTGCCCGGGATGGTCGACCTGATCGGCGGCACGCAGGCGGCCAACGACCGCCTCGACTCGTTCTTCGCGTACGACCAGTTGCTGAAGGACCCGGCGAAGACGGCCCGCGAGGTGTGGGTCAACGGCCCGTACGACTACTACAACGCGGACAAGTACAACCCGCAGAACGAGCCCGACCTCATCGCCCCTTACACCTATCTGTCGACCGGACAGCCCTGGAAGACGACCGACGTGGTGCATGCCGCGCTGACGCTGTTCACGGACGCGCCGACCGGCATGACCGGCAACGACGACCTCGGCACGATGTCCGCGTGGAACGTGCTCTCGTCCATCGGGATCTTCCCGGTGCAGCCCGGCTACGACACCTGGGGCCTGTCGACGCCCGTCTTCGAGCGGGTCGATCTGAGGCTCGACCGGCGCTACTACCCGCGCGGCGCCCTGACCGTGACGGCACCGGGCAGCTCGGACCAGCACCGCTACATCCAGTCGGCGCGGGTGGACGGCTCCGCCTACGGACGTACGTATCTGACGACCGAGTCGCTCCGGCACGTGCGGTCGCTCTCCTTCACAGTCGGCGCCGAACCGTCCGCGTGGGGGACGTCCGCCGACGCGGCCCCGCCCGCTCTGCAGCCCGCGGGGTGA
- a CDS encoding CehA/McbA family metallohydrolase translates to MCLDGHCESHVNIFEPEAGGDGEAGGTLGRRRLLAAGVAGAAAITLAPVSFAEAADSTTAGTPPKTGEETRVITGLLPTGVADFVYLPVEVPRGVQKIAVSYSYDKPAVPSGTPGNSCDIGVFDERGIELGGRGFRGWSGGFRTSFEISNSEATPGYLPGPVGRGTWHIVLGPYQVAPQGLNYRVQVTLTYGEPGPAAVRNFPPRRAMGRGRAWYRGDCHLHTVHSDGKRQPAEVAAGARAAGLDFMVSTDHNTSSSHGVWGQYADSELLIITGEEVTTRNGHWLALGLEPGEWIDWRYRNRDDAFPRFARQVRRSGGIVVPAHMYCAYVASQWKFGFEDTDATEVWTGPWTYDDEHAISTWDQKIGEAVRSGGRWVPAMGNSDAHSEPQVIGMPHNVVLADDLATDSIMDGIRAGRSYIAETSAVQLTFTASGDARQAGIGETLKASADAPVDIRLDVKGVPNGTVRFITDEGQMHQESLGASGEGTVTWRTTASLAAYVRAEVRHPMADGTPGQGNTMGAALMFGPMAALTNPIFLKKTGR, encoded by the coding sequence ATGTGCCTTGACGGACACTGCGAGAGCCACGTGAACATCTTCGAGCCCGAGGCGGGAGGCGACGGCGAGGCGGGTGGCACGCTGGGCCGTCGTCGGCTGCTGGCCGCGGGTGTCGCGGGCGCCGCGGCCATCACCCTCGCCCCGGTCTCGTTCGCGGAGGCGGCCGACAGCACGACCGCGGGCACACCGCCGAAGACCGGCGAGGAGACCCGTGTCATCACCGGGCTGCTGCCCACCGGCGTCGCCGACTTCGTGTACCTCCCGGTCGAGGTCCCGCGCGGCGTGCAGAAGATCGCCGTGTCGTACTCCTACGACAAGCCGGCCGTCCCGTCCGGCACGCCCGGCAACTCCTGCGACATCGGCGTCTTCGACGAGCGTGGCATCGAGCTGGGCGGGCGCGGCTTCCGCGGCTGGTCCGGCGGCTTCCGCACCTCGTTCGAGATAAGCAACAGCGAGGCCACCCCGGGTTACCTGCCCGGCCCCGTGGGCCGCGGCACCTGGCACATCGTCCTCGGCCCCTACCAGGTCGCGCCCCAGGGCCTGAACTACCGGGTGCAGGTGACGCTGACCTACGGCGAGCCCGGCCCGGCCGCTGTCAGGAACTTCCCGCCGCGGCGGGCCATGGGCCGTGGCCGCGCCTGGTACCGGGGCGACTGCCACCTGCACACCGTGCACTCGGACGGTAAGCGCCAGCCCGCCGAGGTGGCCGCCGGTGCGCGCGCCGCAGGGCTCGACTTCATGGTCTCCACCGACCACAACACCTCGTCCTCGCACGGTGTCTGGGGCCAGTACGCCGACTCCGAGCTGCTCATCATCACCGGTGAGGAGGTCACCACCCGCAACGGCCACTGGCTGGCGCTCGGTCTGGAGCCCGGCGAGTGGATCGACTGGCGTTACCGCAACCGCGACGACGCGTTCCCGCGCTTCGCCCGCCAGGTGCGCCGCAGCGGCGGCATCGTGGTGCCCGCGCACATGTACTGCGCGTATGTCGCGAGCCAGTGGAAGTTCGGCTTCGAGGACACGGACGCCACCGAGGTGTGGACCGGCCCGTGGACGTACGACGACGAGCACGCCATCAGCACCTGGGACCAGAAGATCGGTGAGGCGGTCCGCAGCGGTGGGCGCTGGGTCCCGGCGATGGGCAACAGCGACGCGCACAGCGAGCCGCAGGTCATCGGTATGCCGCACAACGTCGTCCTCGCCGACGACCTGGCCACCGACTCGATCATGGACGGCATCCGCGCCGGCCGCAGCTACATCGCGGAGACCTCCGCCGTGCAGCTGACCTTCACCGCCTCCGGTGACGCCCGGCAGGCCGGCATCGGCGAGACCCTCAAGGCGTCCGCCGACGCGCCCGTGGACATCCGTCTCGACGTGAAGGGCGTGCCCAACGGCACGGTCCGATTCATCACCGACGAGGGTCAGATGCACCAGGAGTCGCTGGGTGCCTCTGGCGAGGGCACCGTCACCTGGCGGACGACCGCGTCGCTCGCCGCGTACGTCCGCGCCGAGGTCCGCCACCCCATGGCGGACGGCACGCCCGGTCAGGGCAACACCATGGGCGCCGCGCTCATGTTCGGCCCGATGGCGGCCCTCACCAACCCCATCTTCCTGAAGAAGACCGGCCGGTGA
- a CDS encoding DUF3103 family protein, with product MRPRQSRQSRRRGTVAALVGSLLALSAGQTAGALQATAATPAPSTAASVDATQDQAARAIARSLADSAWRARVRRAALTSDEVPVTDLAGRAGGGLKATLAAADRRIATAKGLDAKVGPLLRLRLGSDSMRGALASGTAPWVAPATSDDDATTVVAYDSHGRTHTLDARHTPSHPVYVVDIDGSKALAAGLDVLDEQFRRYGLDSAAPAATPRADAPKRAQAAGAGFWTSRITAVELSDDEEPWVKGDAEIYTLVTGFGQDGQVRVDPVDMPYLDNDGTVYRPNQILVNWSNYKYDLADAVMMEEDGSTNYRDLAKAIATALLTITDQGTYVPLVNAVLDAIPDDWWTDDPDYVDSWYTLAQSDNGTRYGARGNGWMTVEPYFVQEF from the coding sequence GTGAGACCCCGTCAATCCCGTCAGTCCCGTCGGCGCGGCACCGTCGCCGCCCTCGTGGGATCCCTGCTGGCCCTGTCCGCAGGCCAGACCGCCGGCGCCCTCCAGGCGACCGCGGCCACCCCCGCTCCCTCCACCGCAGCCTCGGTCGACGCGACGCAGGACCAGGCCGCCCGCGCGATCGCCCGCTCCCTCGCCGACTCCGCCTGGCGCGCCCGCGTCCGGCGCGCCGCCCTCACCTCCGACGAGGTGCCCGTCACCGACCTCGCGGGGCGGGCGGGCGGTGGTCTGAAGGCCACGCTGGCCGCGGCCGACCGACGGATCGCCACCGCCAAGGGGCTGGACGCGAAGGTCGGTCCGCTGCTCCGGCTGCGCCTCGGGTCCGACAGCATGCGCGGCGCGCTGGCCTCCGGCACCGCGCCGTGGGTCGCCCCGGCCACCTCCGACGACGACGCCACCACCGTCGTCGCCTACGACAGCCACGGCCGGACGCACACCCTCGACGCCCGTCACACGCCTTCCCACCCCGTCTACGTCGTCGACATCGACGGCTCCAAGGCCCTGGCCGCCGGACTGGACGTCCTCGACGAGCAGTTCCGCCGGTACGGCCTCGACTCCGCCGCCCCGGCCGCGACCCCGCGGGCGGACGCGCCCAAGCGGGCGCAGGCGGCGGGCGCGGGCTTCTGGACCAGCCGGATCACCGCGGTGGAGCTCTCGGACGACGAGGAGCCCTGGGTGAAGGGCGACGCAGAGATCTACACGCTCGTCACCGGCTTCGGACAGGACGGCCAGGTGCGGGTCGACCCCGTCGACATGCCGTACCTCGACAACGACGGCACCGTCTACCGGCCCAACCAGATCCTCGTCAACTGGTCCAACTACAAGTACGACCTGGCCGACGCCGTGATGATGGAGGAGGACGGCAGCACCAACTACCGCGACCTCGCCAAGGCCATCGCCACGGCCCTGCTGACCATCACGGACCAGGGCACCTACGTTCCCCTGGTGAACGCCGTGCTGGACGCCATCCCGGACGACTGGTGGACCGACGACCCCGACTACGTCGACTCCTGGTACACCCTGGCCCAGAGCGACAACGGCACCCGCTACGGCGCGCGCGGCAACGGATGGATGACCGTGGAGCCGTACTTCGTTCAGGAGTTCTGA
- a CDS encoding glycoside hydrolase family 5 protein translates to MTTHRLGKYLTAAAAALLLLATAPGAVAATVESPGGPTVPGVAPVAETWQPPLSTRGRYIVDAAGNRFRLKSANWDGAQGSWTGSGSAADPADHHAGQDSYGIPLGLDRAPLPQLLGDFHRLGINSIRLPFSNEMLHGTTPVPDAAVTANPQLRGRTPLQVYDAVVAALTRDGFAVILNNHTNTSRWCCGIDGNERWNSGQSTQQWADDWVFMARRYAGDPGVVGADLYNEVRRDVLDDPNWGRGDAHDWYAAAQLAADRILTEADPDLLIVIEGINWTGLPVDGLPHGRPTLTPARTLSHTLVAAHKLVYSAHFYGYTGPQHSGATGIGETHDARYQDLTRDQLYQTLDDEALFVAEEGSQHFTAPVWISEFGIGASETGTAARTWFGNITDYFADHDADFAYWPLVGWEGHDDWSLLRYDTAGNRYGILDQADWRGTAWNRLMTAPTRTGPVAAVPSWRMLATDHGDHVQSLRVRAGGDWDSGAYKAACPDGQRLTGLGHSDGRGLCTDVTTGDLRASGDAQTVVTDERYVPAGGDWASGYTKFQCPQGNFLIGYSRRGGRTSAALCVPARISLGGTGRTVWFDRSDNRPADAAGGDFANGDYKGQCADDEYAAGIAFTTRLGAGPGPAALLCRSLN, encoded by the coding sequence ATGACGACGCACAGACTTGGCAAGTACCTGACAGCCGCAGCCGCGGCCCTCCTGCTGCTGGCCACAGCGCCCGGAGCCGTCGCCGCCACCGTGGAGTCGCCGGGCGGGCCGACAGTCCCCGGCGTCGCCCCCGTGGCGGAGACATGGCAACCGCCGTTGTCCACCCGCGGGCGGTACATCGTCGACGCCGCGGGCAACCGCTTCCGGCTGAAGTCGGCCAACTGGGACGGCGCGCAGGGCTCGTGGACCGGCAGCGGCAGCGCCGCCGACCCGGCCGACCACCACGCGGGCCAGGACTCCTACGGCATCCCCCTCGGCCTGGACCGTGCACCCCTGCCCCAGCTTCTCGGCGACTTCCACCGTCTCGGCATCAACAGCATCCGGCTGCCGTTCTCCAACGAGATGCTCCACGGGACGACTCCCGTGCCGGACGCCGCCGTCACGGCCAACCCGCAACTGCGCGGCAGGACACCGCTCCAGGTCTACGACGCCGTCGTCGCCGCCCTCACCCGGGACGGCTTCGCGGTCATCCTCAACAACCACACCAACACGTCCCGTTGGTGCTGCGGCATCGACGGCAACGAACGCTGGAACAGCGGTCAGTCCACCCAGCAGTGGGCGGACGACTGGGTCTTCATGGCGCGCCGTTACGCCGGCGACCCCGGCGTGGTGGGTGCCGACCTCTACAACGAGGTACGCCGCGACGTGCTGGACGATCCCAACTGGGGCCGGGGCGACGCCCACGACTGGTACGCGGCGGCGCAACTCGCCGCGGACCGCATCCTGACCGAGGCCGACCCCGACCTTCTCATCGTCATCGAGGGGATCAACTGGACCGGGCTGCCCGTCGACGGACTGCCGCACGGCCGCCCCACCCTCACCCCGGCGCGCACGCTCTCGCACACCCTCGTCGCCGCTCACAAGCTGGTGTACTCCGCCCACTTCTACGGCTACACCGGCCCCCAGCACAGCGGTGCCACCGGGATCGGCGAGACCCATGACGCCCGCTACCAGGACCTCACCCGGGACCAGCTGTACCAAACCCTCGACGACGAGGCCCTCTTCGTCGCCGAGGAGGGAAGCCAGCACTTCACCGCACCTGTCTGGATCAGTGAGTTCGGTATCGGAGCGAGCGAGACCGGCACCGCCGCCCGTACCTGGTTCGGCAACATCACCGACTACTTCGCCGACCACGACGCCGACTTCGCCTACTGGCCGCTCGTCGGGTGGGAGGGCCACGACGACTGGTCCCTGCTGCGCTACGACACCGCGGGCAACCGCTACGGCATCCTCGACCAGGCCGACTGGCGCGGCACCGCCTGGAACCGGCTCATGACCGCCCCGACGCGCACCGGACCCGTCGCCGCGGTCCCCAGCTGGCGCATGCTCGCCACCGACCACGGCGACCACGTGCAGTCGTTGCGGGTGCGCGCCGGCGGTGACTGGGACTCGGGCGCCTACAAGGCCGCCTGCCCCGACGGTCAGCGGCTGACGGGGCTCGGCCACAGTGACGGTCGGGGACTGTGCACCGACGTCACCACCGGCGACCTGCGCGCCTCGGGGGACGCCCAGACGGTCGTCACCGACGAACGCTATGTTCCCGCGGGCGGCGACTGGGCCTCCGGATACACCAAGTTCCAGTGCCCCCAGGGGAATTTCCTCATCGGCTACAGCCGTCGCGGCGGCCGGACCTCGGCGGCCCTGTGCGTGCCCGCCCGCATCTCGTTGGGGGGCACCGGGCGAACCGTGTGGTTCGACCGGTCCGACAACCGGCCCGCCGACGCCGCCGGAGGTGACTTCGCCAACGGTGACTACAAGGGCCAGTGCGCCGACGACGAGTACGCCGCCGGAATCGCCTTCACCACCCGGCTGGGAGCCGGCCCGGGCCCCGCGGCCCTGCTGTGCCGCTCACTGAACTGA